The Terriglobales bacterium genomic sequence CTTCAGCGGAGCCCGGTACGAGTGGCACCATTCCTTCCGCTGGTATCTCCCATCGCGCCTCTCCCCCAACCGCCGCATTCCAGGAGGAAAGCTGCACGTGGCCATCCTCACTGAAATCTTTCGCAACCATTGGACCGTGGAAGGTCACCATGCCGCATACATCGGTAAAATACGTCAACAATGTTGTGATATCACTGTAACCGACAAAAATCTTAGGATGCGCTTTGATTTTTTTCAGATTGAGCTTAGGCAGAAGATAGTTGCAACCGTATCCTCCGCGGGCACAGAGGATGGCTCGCACCTCATCACGCTCAAACATCTCTTCCAATTCGCGAACGCGGCGCTCAGCCGGACCGGCAAAATATAAGTCCTGCTCAAAAATCGAAGGTAAATAAAATGGCTTGTATCCTAGCTGAGCCAGGGCCCCGCAGCCAGCTTCGAGCTGTGCACGCTGTATGTTGCTCGCAGGAGCCACAATGCCC encodes the following:
- a CDS encoding LD-carboxypeptidase, whose product is MPSPVSSSMVPKRVKPPALRPGDTVGIVAPASNIQRAQLEAGCGALAQLGYKPFYLPSIFEQDLYFAGPAERRVRELEEMFERDEVRAILCARGGYGCNYLLPKLNLKKIKAHPKIFVGYSDITTLLTYFTDVCGMVTFHGPMVAKDFSEDGHVQLSSWNAAVGGEARWEIPAEGMVPLVPGSAEGVLYGGCLSLLAASLGTCYEIQTDDTILFIEDVAAKPFQIDRMLMQLKLAGKLQRVQGIIFGEMLDCVQNTTQSYTLMEVVKRIVADLGIPVAYGLPSGHVSRLNITLPFGVRAKLVVDDTVRFTILEPATELRRA